A region from the uncultured Holophaga sp. genome encodes:
- the cyaB gene encoding class IV adenylate cyclase — MTHPIETEVKIPLTGLGAIRERLLEQGFRPAVPDQTERSVLWDRDGELFRQGSALRLRQYASATRLTWKGPKLEDPTFKIRPELETGVEDARVMEAILRQLGFSPVMTMEKRREILQREGLVACLDEAPFGCYLELEGERGLIHQALGELGLAGAPVETRSYPSLFREHGLG; from the coding sequence ATGACCCATCCCATCGAAACCGAAGTGAAAATCCCTCTGACCGGACTGGGAGCCATCCGGGAGAGGCTCCTGGAGCAGGGCTTCCGTCCCGCCGTTCCCGACCAGACGGAGCGGAGCGTCCTCTGGGATCGCGATGGAGAGCTGTTCCGGCAGGGTTCCGCCCTCCGCCTGCGGCAGTACGCCTCCGCCACCCGCCTGACCTGGAAGGGGCCCAAACTGGAGGATCCCACCTTCAAGATCCGTCCCGAACTTGAGACTGGAGTGGAGGATGCCCGGGTCATGGAGGCCATCCTGCGCCAGCTGGGTTTCAGTCCCGTGATGACCATGGAGAAGCGGCGGGAGATCCTCCAGCGGGAGGGCTTGGTGGCCTGTCTGGATGAGGCCCCCTTTGGCTGCTACCTGGAGCTGGAGGGGGAGCGGGGGCTCATCCATCAGGCGCTCGGGGAGCTGGGCCTGGCCGGGGCCCCGGTGGAGACCCGCAGCTATCCGAGCCTCTTCCGGGAACACGGGCTGGGGTAG
- the rpsR gene encoding 30S ribosomal protein S18 produces the protein MKRRTDGKGKPKKKKAFGGRRSKFCKFCVEKTTAIDYKDVKTLSSFTPERGKVLPRRTSGVCALHQRMLVEAIKRARNIALLPFATD, from the coding sequence ATGAAGCGTCGCACCGACGGAAAGGGCAAGCCCAAGAAGAAGAAGGCCTTTGGCGGCCGGCGCAGTAAGTTCTGCAAGTTCTGCGTCGAGAAGACCACTGCCATTGACTACAAGGACGTGAAGACCCTGTCCTCCTTCACCCCTGAGCGCGGCAAGGTTCTGCCCCGCCGCACCAGTGGTGTCTGCGCTCTTCACCAGCGCATGCTGGTCGAGGCCATCAAGCGCGCCCGCAACATCGCGCTGCTGCCCTTCGCCACCGACTAG
- a CDS encoding response regulator yields MPRLLLVDDNPSIHKIAESLLAHTQIELVCTDSGQAALALLESSAPFDVALIDVSMGGMDGWELLKELRSRPETSRLPIAMMVGVLDTVDPGRLATAPIQDLIKKPVELRNLEQRIQGLLEMPVPEPEPEPEPEPETPIPAPEPTPVPELDFSPEDGLTQESLTPSFETLPGQHISEFQAKLDKLAEDILELGEGDLFPEEPTDTPGLPAEEELSLEELDLESLRDIEPMEESPEPFSLPDLPPSGVEVITADDLPDFFSEDERPTLEIPVQQPTLYTPVVEPTPVEPEAEPIREASPVPAPDAGALASALLADPAFMESLAQAVAARLSEQVLREVAWEVMPELADRMKKA; encoded by the coding sequence ATGCCCCGCCTTCTCCTCGTGGACGACAACCCGAGCATCCACAAGATCGCCGAATCCCTACTGGCCCACACCCAGATCGAGTTGGTCTGCACGGACAGCGGCCAGGCGGCCCTTGCCCTGCTGGAGTCGTCGGCCCCCTTCGATGTGGCCTTGATCGATGTATCCATGGGCGGCATGGATGGCTGGGAGCTCCTGAAGGAGCTCCGCTCCCGCCCGGAGACTTCCCGGCTCCCGATCGCCATGATGGTGGGCGTCCTGGACACGGTGGATCCGGGCAGGCTGGCCACGGCCCCCATCCAGGATCTCATCAAGAAGCCCGTGGAGCTGCGGAACCTTGAGCAGCGGATCCAGGGCCTCCTTGAGATGCCCGTCCCGGAACCAGAACCAGAGCCGGAGCCCGAACCAGAGACACCCATCCCGGCACCGGAGCCCACGCCCGTCCCGGAGCTGGACTTCTCCCCCGAGGACGGACTCACCCAGGAGAGCCTCACCCCCTCCTTCGAGACCCTTCCCGGCCAGCACATCTCCGAATTCCAGGCCAAGCTGGACAAGCTCGCCGAGGACATCCTGGAGCTCGGCGAGGGGGATCTCTTCCCCGAAGAGCCCACCGACACCCCCGGACTGCCTGCCGAGGAAGAGCTGAGCCTGGAAGAGCTCGACCTGGAGAGTCTGAGGGATATCGAACCCATGGAGGAGAGCCCCGAACCCTTCAGCCTGCCGGACCTCCCCCCGAGCGGTGTCGAGGTGATCACCGCCGATGACCTGCCGGACTTCTTCTCCGAGGATGAGCGCCCGACCTTGGAGATCCCGGTCCAGCAGCCCACCCTCTACACCCCTGTGGTGGAGCCCACGCCCGTGGAGCCCGAAGCAGAACCCATCAGGGAGGCCTCCCCCGTGCCCGCCCCCGACGCAGGGGCCCTTGCCAGCGCTCTCCTAGCGGACCCCGCCTTCATGGAATCCCTGGCCCAGGCCGTCGCAGCCAGACTCTCCGAGCAGGTGCTCCGCGAAGTGGCCTGGGAGGTCATGCCCGAGCTGGCCGACCGCATGAAGAAAGCCTGA
- a CDS encoding TorF family putative porin, protein MHLTKSLAIAALAACIPAFAADAPASPHTFTGNFGLTTDYTFRGLTQNNSRPAVQGGFDYSHACGFYAGFWASNASWVIAGDGGSSSMETDFYLGYRFSPVKDLTLDLGAIEYYYPGQYSSDVTKPHTTEAYLSATYKWVNVKYSQAISSDWFQFADAKNTKYVEGNVTLPLPQGLSLVLHGGRQELNSTYSELSYNDYKAALTKEVIPTYTVGLTYTYANTDKALWMEANGDNLGGSRVALSLVKAF, encoded by the coding sequence ATGCACCTGACCAAGTCCCTGGCCATCGCCGCCCTCGCAGCCTGCATCCCCGCCTTCGCCGCGGATGCCCCCGCCTCCCCCCACACCTTCACCGGCAACTTCGGCCTGACCACGGACTACACCTTCCGCGGCCTGACCCAGAACAACAGCCGTCCCGCCGTACAGGGGGGCTTCGACTACTCCCACGCCTGCGGTTTCTATGCCGGCTTCTGGGCCTCCAACGCCTCCTGGGTCATCGCCGGCGATGGCGGCAGCAGCTCGATGGAGACGGATTTCTACCTGGGCTACCGCTTCAGCCCCGTGAAGGATCTCACCCTGGACCTGGGCGCCATTGAGTACTACTATCCTGGCCAGTACAGCTCGGACGTCACCAAGCCCCACACCACGGAGGCTTACCTCAGCGCCACCTACAAGTGGGTCAACGTGAAGTACAGCCAGGCCATCAGCAGCGACTGGTTCCAGTTCGCCGACGCCAAGAACACCAAGTATGTCGAGGGCAATGTGACCCTGCCCCTGCCCCAGGGCCTGAGCCTCGTGCTTCACGGCGGCCGCCAGGAGCTCAACTCCACTTACAGCGAGCTGAGCTACAACGACTACAAGGCCGCCCTCACCAAAGAGGTCATCCCCACCTACACCGTGGGCCTGACCTATACCTATGCCAACACCGACAAGGCCCTCTGGATGGAGGCCAACGGCGACAACCTCGGAGGCAGTCGCGTCGCTCTCAGCCTGGTCAAGGCCTTCTGA
- a CDS encoding ammonium transporter — protein sequence MILKTPKARVMAVLALAAVSTVLFAADPGGGATGGIQNVPAAVAGSPTLQEVATAVGQTRVSMNFVWSLVCAFLVMFMQAGFALAETGFTQAKNAAHTMLMNFMVYGIGILGFWICGYALQMGGAGVATGATLAPPEGLNHLWTVGHAGWGLVGLKGFFLTGSAYDVSAFATFLFQMVFMDTALTIPTGAMAERWTLKSFVVYAFIASMFIYPVYGNWVWGGGWLSQLGKNLGWGHGYVDFAGSGVVHLTGGVMALTGSYCLGPRIGKFVKGKAQAIPGHNVPMAFLGCFILAFGWFGFNAGSTLAGTDLRLAVVATNTMLASASGSLGAYFFTKVKYGRPDPSMAANGMLAGMVAITAPCAFVNAPVAVLIGLIAGVLVVLAALFVENTMKIDDPVGAIAVHGVNGIWGMIALGLFADGTYGGGWNGAAASGVTGLFYGDPKQLLAQIAGVVANLVWVGVTSFIMFKVIDKVIGLRVKPAEELQGLDFHEVSAPAYPSQGSIINTPILVDGTLKTGGKA from the coding sequence ATGATCCTCAAAACCCCCAAAGCCCGCGTCATGGCGGTCCTGGCCCTTGCGGCCGTGAGTACCGTCCTCTTCGCCGCCGACCCAGGCGGCGGCGCCACTGGCGGCATCCAGAACGTCCCTGCAGCCGTGGCCGGCAGCCCCACCCTCCAGGAGGTCGCCACCGCCGTCGGTCAGACCCGGGTCTCCATGAACTTCGTGTGGTCCCTGGTCTGCGCCTTCCTGGTCATGTTCATGCAGGCTGGCTTCGCCCTGGCCGAGACCGGCTTCACCCAGGCCAAGAACGCCGCCCACACCATGCTGATGAACTTCATGGTCTACGGCATCGGCATCCTGGGCTTCTGGATCTGCGGCTACGCCCTCCAGATGGGCGGTGCCGGTGTCGCGACCGGCGCCACCCTCGCCCCCCCCGAAGGACTTAACCATCTCTGGACCGTAGGCCACGCAGGCTGGGGCCTCGTCGGCCTCAAGGGTTTCTTCCTCACGGGCTCTGCCTACGATGTGTCCGCCTTCGCCACCTTCCTCTTCCAGATGGTGTTCATGGACACGGCCCTGACCATCCCCACGGGTGCCATGGCTGAGCGCTGGACCCTGAAGAGCTTCGTGGTCTACGCCTTCATCGCCTCCATGTTCATCTACCCGGTCTACGGCAACTGGGTCTGGGGCGGCGGCTGGCTCTCCCAGCTCGGCAAGAACCTCGGCTGGGGCCACGGCTACGTTGACTTCGCCGGCTCCGGCGTGGTGCACCTCACCGGCGGCGTGATGGCCCTCACCGGTTCCTACTGCCTCGGCCCCCGCATCGGGAAGTTCGTGAAGGGCAAGGCTCAGGCCATCCCCGGCCACAACGTCCCCATGGCCTTCCTCGGCTGCTTCATCCTGGCCTTCGGCTGGTTCGGCTTCAACGCCGGCTCCACCCTGGCGGGCACCGACCTCCGTCTGGCTGTGGTCGCCACCAACACCATGCTGGCCTCCGCCTCCGGTTCCCTGGGCGCCTACTTCTTCACCAAGGTGAAGTACGGCCGTCCTGACCCCTCCATGGCCGCCAACGGCATGCTGGCCGGCATGGTCGCCATCACCGCCCCCTGCGCCTTCGTCAACGCCCCCGTCGCCGTCCTCATCGGCCTCATCGCCGGCGTGCTGGTGGTCCTGGCCGCGCTCTTCGTGGAGAACACCATGAAGATCGACGACCCCGTCGGCGCCATCGCCGTCCACGGTGTCAACGGCATCTGGGGCATGATCGCCCTGGGCCTCTTCGCCGACGGCACCTATGGTGGTGGCTGGAACGGCGCTGCCGCCTCCGGCGTCACGGGCCTCTTCTATGGCGACCCCAAGCAGCTCCTGGCCCAGATCGCTGGCGTCGTGGCCAACCTCGTCTGGGTCGGCGTCACCAGCTTCATCATGTTCAAGGTCATCGACAAGGTCATCGGCCTGCGCGTGAAGCCCGCCGAGGAACTGCAGGGCCTCGACTTCCACGAAGTTTCCGCCCCTGCCTACCCCAGCCAGGGCTCCATCATCAACACGCCTATCCTTGTGGACGGAACCCTCAAGACTGGAGGCAAAGCATGA
- a CDS encoding arginase family protein has product MNLDNPLQTFLSGQTPFLGLPLLTEPGPVSGVVLGVPFDGGVIHRPGARMGPWALRSASLGMGRLPMPLRFQGCEEGGRGWTGVDWVDGGNLPTRPFSAEEALGAVTQGVSAWAGQGARTLLLGGDHLMTLGALRALAHKHGPLGLLHFDAHPDAADGGLWGTEYHHGTWVRRALEEGLLDGSRCVQVGLRAPRFGSEELVLLTEAGFRLWTPWDLRDPRLASQLKGDLARVGQGPAYLSLDLDVLDPAFCPAVAEPVPAGLSVAEIITLLQGTAPWCAPWVGADLMELAPTLEGGEASALVAAHLALHLLSCP; this is encoded by the coding sequence TTGAACCTGGACAACCCTCTTCAGACCTTTCTCTCCGGTCAGACGCCCTTCCTGGGTCTGCCGCTCCTGACTGAGCCCGGACCCGTTTCCGGTGTGGTGTTGGGCGTGCCCTTCGATGGTGGCGTGATCCACCGCCCCGGCGCCCGGATGGGTCCCTGGGCGCTGCGGAGCGCCAGCCTCGGGATGGGGCGCCTGCCAATGCCGCTCCGGTTCCAGGGTTGCGAGGAGGGCGGTCGGGGCTGGACCGGGGTGGACTGGGTGGATGGGGGGAACCTTCCCACCCGCCCCTTCTCCGCCGAAGAAGCGCTAGGGGCCGTCACCCAGGGGGTGAGCGCCTGGGCCGGGCAGGGCGCCCGGACCCTGCTCCTGGGGGGAGACCACCTCATGACCCTGGGAGCTCTCCGGGCGCTGGCCCACAAGCACGGTCCCCTGGGACTCCTGCACTTCGATGCCCACCCCGATGCCGCGGACGGCGGGCTCTGGGGCACCGAGTACCACCACGGCACCTGGGTCCGCAGGGCCCTGGAGGAAGGGCTCCTGGATGGCAGCCGCTGTGTCCAGGTCGGGCTCAGGGCACCCCGATTCGGGAGCGAGGAGCTGGTCCTGCTGACAGAAGCGGGCTTCCGGCTCTGGACTCCCTGGGATCTCCGGGACCCCCGCTTGGCTTCCCAGCTCAAGGGCGATCTCGCCCGGGTGGGGCAGGGGCCCGCGTACCTAAGCCTCGATCTGGATGTCCTGGATCCCGCCTTCTGTCCCGCCGTGGCCGAGCCGGTGCCCGCCGGGCTCTCGGTGGCGGAGATCATCACGCTTCTGCAGGGCACGGCCCCCTGGTGTGCACCCTGGGTGGGGGCCGATCTCATGGAGCTGGCTCCGACCCTGGAAGGTGGGGAGGCCAGCGCCCTGGTCGCCGCCCATCTGGCCCTCCATCTCCTCTCCTGCCCCTGA
- the rpsF gene encoding 30S ribosomal protein S6, with product MRRYETIFIASPTLTDEQVDDLVRQYEGIIAEQGGELLKTDKWGRKKLAYEVQKFSEGYYTLFEMNAGSTLVAELERRFRNNENVIKYLSVRMDAEAKAADRQKARYDREAKRKAQAGIKDRSAEEVMG from the coding sequence ATGCGTCGTTACGAGACGATCTTCATCGCCTCCCCGACGCTGACGGACGAGCAGGTCGACGACCTGGTCCGTCAGTACGAGGGGATCATTGCCGAGCAGGGTGGCGAGCTGCTCAAGACCGACAAGTGGGGCCGCAAGAAGCTGGCCTACGAAGTCCAGAAGTTCAGCGAGGGCTACTACACCCTGTTCGAGATGAACGCCGGCTCCACGCTGGTCGCCGAGCTGGAGCGCCGCTTCCGCAACAACGAGAACGTGATCAAGTATCTCTCCGTCCGCATGGACGCCGAAGCCAAGGCCGCTGACCGCCAGAAGGCCCGCTATGACCGTGAGGCCAAGCGCAAGGCCCAGGCCGGCATCAAGGACCGCAGCGCCGAGGAGGTGATGGGATGA
- a CDS encoding Crp/Fnr family transcriptional regulator, which yields MGPTVECLKKVSFLEGLSSGECLELAAACEVKRYGDGDLVFSLGEPIPGIFVVLNGSLKVFRTDGRGKLQILDILHPGDFVGEVQAFDGGPIASGAEARGETECLLIPGQQLRRIALGNPVVAEHIIRHFASKVRMLISLVETLSLHSVPERVAQLILDYQQRNPSRTLVEFSQTQEDLAQCIGASREAFSRALRLLSDLGLVQSTFPVVRIVDIPKLQRYARG from the coding sequence ATGGGACCGACAGTGGAGTGCCTGAAGAAAGTCAGCTTCCTGGAGGGCTTGTCCTCCGGGGAGTGCCTGGAGCTCGCCGCCGCCTGTGAAGTCAAGCGCTACGGTGACGGGGATCTGGTCTTCTCTCTGGGGGAGCCGATCCCCGGTATCTTCGTGGTGCTGAATGGGTCCCTCAAGGTTTTCCGGACCGATGGCAGGGGCAAGCTGCAGATCCTGGACATCCTCCACCCCGGGGACTTCGTGGGTGAGGTGCAGGCCTTTGACGGAGGGCCCATCGCCTCTGGCGCCGAGGCCCGGGGGGAGACGGAGTGTCTCCTCATCCCCGGGCAGCAGCTCCGCCGTATCGCCCTGGGCAATCCGGTGGTGGCCGAGCACATCATCCGGCACTTCGCCTCCAAGGTCCGCATGCTCATCTCCCTGGTGGAGACCCTCAGCCTGCACAGCGTGCCCGAGCGGGTCGCCCAGCTCATCCTGGACTACCAGCAGCGTAATCCCAGCCGCACCCTGGTCGAGTTCTCCCAGACCCAGGAAGATCTGGCCCAGTGCATCGGGGCCAGCCGTGAGGCCTTCAGCCGGGCCCTTAGGCTCCTCTCTGACCTGGGGCTGGTTCAGAGCACCTTCCCTGTGGTCCGCATCGTGGACATCCCAAAGCTCCAGCGCTACGCCCGGGGCTGA
- a CDS encoding GNAT family N-acetyltransferase, whose product MSPIQISQEQPEPAGLHVRALRSSDFAHLKRLESEMWSEDAAGQLCPHYLRLCTELYPEWCFLALDGERPVGYVLNFPSGKTAYCATLAVHPDYQKGRTNYLLIKAMVSKLADEQMEACRFLVEPDNTDARSVHQALGARVVAEVQDYYMPGDVRLWSEITRDDLERFKARYSRLRLVS is encoded by the coding sequence ATGAGCCCGATCCAGATCAGCCAAGAGCAGCCTGAACCCGCAGGACTCCATGTCCGCGCCCTGCGTTCCTCCGACTTCGCCCACTTGAAGCGTCTCGAGTCGGAGATGTGGAGCGAGGACGCCGCCGGGCAGCTCTGTCCCCACTACCTGAGGCTCTGCACCGAGCTCTACCCCGAGTGGTGCTTCCTGGCCCTGGATGGCGAGCGGCCCGTGGGCTACGTCCTCAACTTCCCCAGTGGCAAGACGGCCTACTGCGCCACCCTGGCGGTCCACCCCGACTACCAGAAGGGCAGGACCAACTATCTCCTGATCAAGGCCATGGTCTCCAAGCTCGCCGACGAGCAGATGGAGGCCTGCCGCTTCCTGGTGGAGCCGGACAACACCGATGCCCGCAGCGTTCACCAGGCCCTGGGGGCCCGGGTGGTGGCGGAGGTCCAGGACTACTACATGCCGGGGGATGTCCGGCTCTGGTCCGAGATCACCCGGGATGACCTGGAGCGCTTCAAGGCCCGCTACAGCCGCCTCAGGCTGGTCTCTTGA
- a CDS encoding lysophospholipid acyltransferase family protein: MRSALRIARVLGLTVARGLVSCVREPRARDLSAWSAGVLEALRVDIELEGKLPEGGQLWVANHLSWIDPLALLSLRPAQVLAKSEVAGYPVIGRLAQRHGLRFVRRESLASRTVALRGLEGAMVAGDPLLLFPEGTTTRGGRLAPLYRGGVAAAFQLGVPMLPIRLMSPDPWYPWVGDDDLLPHLKNLAKAPRTRLKVLPGGLMHPADFADEAAWLASVRSILGEAS, from the coding sequence TTGAGGTCGGCCCTCCGCATCGCGCGGGTCCTGGGCCTGACGGTCGCCCGGGGACTCGTGAGCTGCGTGCGGGAGCCCCGGGCCCGGGATCTCTCGGCCTGGTCTGCCGGGGTCCTGGAGGCCCTCCGGGTGGACATTGAGCTGGAGGGGAAGCTGCCGGAAGGGGGCCAGCTCTGGGTGGCCAACCACCTGAGCTGGATCGACCCCCTGGCCCTCCTGAGCCTCAGGCCCGCCCAGGTGCTGGCCAAGTCGGAGGTGGCGGGCTATCCCGTGATCGGCAGGCTGGCCCAGCGTCACGGACTGCGCTTTGTCCGGCGGGAGAGCCTGGCCAGCCGCACGGTCGCACTTCGGGGGCTGGAGGGGGCCATGGTGGCGGGGGACCCGCTGCTGCTCTTCCCGGAGGGCACCACCACCCGGGGCGGACGCCTCGCTCCCCTCTACCGCGGTGGTGTGGCCGCCGCCTTCCAGCTCGGGGTCCCCATGCTGCCCATCCGGCTCATGAGTCCTGACCCCTGGTACCCGTGGGTGGGGGACGACGATCTCCTCCCCCACTTGAAGAATCTGGCCAAGGCCCCCCGCACCCGACTGAAGGTGTTGCCCGGTGGGCTCATGCATCCGGCGGACTTTGCGGATGAAGCCGCCTGGCTGGCCTCGGTACGTTCCATCCTCGGAGAAGCTTCTTGA
- a CDS encoding MarR family transcriptional regulator, which yields MPTPNKPQKTASLLIMAAKRRIRHMVAARFREAKLTDQQALILESVREAGSICLTELASHIRLDHPTVSRLIHGLEQQGLLVITPDPEQRRKVIIRLDERQRPYLDEIHELALDYRAKLEAGLSEEEKRIFRICLGKVLDNLDRMEAEAQVPGGSRGQGDPDPEG from the coding sequence ATGCCCACCCCCAACAAGCCCCAGAAGACCGCCAGCCTGCTCATCATGGCCGCCAAGCGGCGGATCAGGCACATGGTGGCGGCCCGCTTCCGGGAGGCCAAGCTGACAGACCAGCAGGCCCTCATCCTGGAGAGCGTTCGGGAGGCGGGGAGCATCTGCCTTACAGAGCTGGCCTCGCACATCCGCCTGGACCACCCCACGGTCTCCAGGCTGATACACGGCCTGGAGCAGCAGGGATTACTGGTGATCACGCCTGACCCGGAGCAGCGCCGGAAGGTGATCATCCGTCTCGATGAGCGCCAGCGCCCCTACCTGGATGAGATCCACGAACTGGCGCTGGACTACCGGGCCAAGCTGGAGGCCGGGCTCAGTGAAGAGGAGAAGCGGATCTTCCGCATCTGCCTGGGTAAGGTACTGGACAACCTGGACCGGATGGAGGCCGAGGCCCAGGTACCGGGAGGCAGCCGAGGCCAAGGCGATCCCGACCCGGAGGGCTGA
- a CDS encoding P-II family nitrogen regulator — MKIISAIIRPEKLEDVKAALFAAEVTGMTISRVAGHGGEKTEFESYRGAPLVYEFHEKIRIEIAVSDPFVEVTINAILGAARTGEVGDGKIFIRPVDEIIRIRTGERSNDALTPDPTRFKK; from the coding sequence ATGAAGATTATCAGCGCCATCATCCGCCCCGAAAAGCTTGAGGACGTGAAGGCCGCCCTCTTCGCCGCCGAAGTGACCGGCATGACCATCTCCCGAGTGGCCGGCCATGGGGGCGAGAAGACCGAGTTCGAGTCCTACCGCGGTGCTCCCCTGGTCTATGAGTTCCACGAGAAGATCCGCATCGAGATCGCCGTTTCGGACCCCTTTGTCGAGGTGACCATCAACGCCATCCTCGGCGCGGCCCGCACCGGCGAGGTGGGCGACGGAAAGATCTTCATCCGCCCCGTGGACGAGATCATCCGCATCCGCACCGGCGAGCGTTCCAACGACGCTCTCACCCCGGACCCCACGCGGTTCAAGAAGTAG
- the efp gene encoding elongation factor P codes for MANILATQLRAGMIINYEGELCRVISVEHQTPGNLPARVVTKMKRLKDGINRENRFGSADKIERANLEQHMLEFLYEDGDMLVFMNNETYEQTELHKEILGDDIVFLVPNMELEIEFHDGNPLSATLPASVVLEIVETEPVMKNANATGSYKPAKLENGVTVNVPPYMESGERVRVNTVDRTYMERVK; via the coding sequence ATGGCCAACATCCTCGCGACCCAGCTCCGTGCCGGCATGATCATCAACTACGAAGGCGAGCTTTGCCGGGTGATCAGCGTGGAGCACCAGACCCCCGGCAACCTCCCCGCCCGGGTGGTGACCAAGATGAAGCGCCTGAAGGACGGTATCAACCGCGAGAACCGCTTCGGGTCCGCCGACAAGATCGAGCGCGCCAATCTCGAGCAGCACATGCTGGAGTTCCTCTACGAGGATGGCGACATGCTGGTCTTCATGAACAACGAGACCTACGAGCAGACGGAACTCCACAAGGAGATCCTGGGCGACGACATCGTCTTCCTCGTGCCCAACATGGAGCTCGAGATCGAGTTCCACGACGGCAACCCCCTCTCTGCCACCCTGCCCGCCAGCGTGGTCCTGGAGATCGTGGAGACCGAGCCCGTCATGAAGAACGCCAACGCCACCGGCTCCTACAAGCCCGCCAAGCTTGAGAACGGCGTGACCGTCAACGTGCCCCCCTACATGGAGAGTGGTGAGCGTGTCCGTGTGAACACGGTGGATCGCACTTACATGGAGCGGGTCAAGTAG